Proteins co-encoded in one Candidatus Eremiobacteraceae bacterium genomic window:
- a CDS encoding nitrilase-related carbon-nitrogen hydrolase, with amino-acid sequence MQLRARPLVDAEIAMHDVLGGIATSAAHDAKIVVLPECSYPAYVLLKRSLPGGARASERALARVAQAAKRSSIDVCIGMALQANDGSIRNEAVYIDRTGRVVARYAKVFLWNFDRRWFAPGRAVDAFDTSYGRLGMMICADGRMPEIARSLARRGAWLILDPTAWVGTGADYARMANPQVEFMMRVRARENGVWIAAADKCGSEHEAVHYVGASMIVAPDGERIACASADRPALIAADVPIARAPKPFVVALTPSERRSLRSAYRAPRSKSAPRFRLGVLQGTLGKGRAVALAALRAQGADAVIEAARSAADARTALASIRALRVAVVDGTAMFAPEPARAAALRGADVIVWSKAPYRDDVRDTARTRALENRVFVVAALSRVGKGDATSLVADPDGRVIGEALAGKASGFVAQIDAGAASDKRVVPGSDALADRIPKAFALFDAKRGAS; translated from the coding sequence CGGCGGCATAGCGACGAGCGCGGCGCACGACGCGAAGATCGTCGTGCTTCCAGAATGTTCGTACCCGGCTTACGTGCTGCTTAAGCGCTCCTTGCCGGGCGGCGCGCGCGCTTCCGAACGTGCGCTCGCGAGAGTCGCGCAAGCGGCGAAGCGCTCTTCCATCGACGTCTGCATCGGCATGGCGTTGCAAGCGAACGACGGTTCGATACGCAACGAGGCCGTCTACATCGATCGCACCGGCCGCGTCGTCGCGCGCTACGCGAAAGTCTTCCTTTGGAACTTCGATCGGCGTTGGTTCGCTCCGGGCCGCGCTGTGGACGCGTTCGACACTTCATATGGACGACTCGGCATGATGATCTGCGCCGATGGGCGCATGCCCGAGATCGCGCGTTCGCTCGCGCGACGCGGCGCATGGCTCATTCTCGATCCGACGGCGTGGGTAGGCACGGGCGCAGACTACGCGCGCATGGCGAATCCGCAAGTCGAATTCATGATGCGCGTGCGGGCACGCGAAAATGGCGTATGGATCGCGGCCGCCGACAAATGCGGTTCCGAACATGAGGCCGTCCACTACGTCGGAGCGAGTATGATCGTCGCACCGGACGGTGAGCGGATCGCATGTGCTTCCGCCGATCGGCCGGCACTCATCGCGGCCGACGTCCCGATCGCGCGCGCGCCGAAGCCGTTCGTCGTGGCGCTCACACCTTCCGAGCGCCGCTCGCTTCGCTCCGCTTATCGCGCGCCACGGTCCAAGAGCGCGCCGCGCTTCCGGCTCGGAGTCCTCCAGGGCACGCTCGGAAAAGGTCGAGCCGTCGCGCTCGCGGCGTTGCGCGCGCAGGGCGCAGACGCCGTTATCGAAGCTGCACGGAGCGCGGCCGATGCGCGCACGGCGCTCGCGAGCATCCGTGCATTGCGAGTGGCCGTCGTCGATGGAACCGCGATGTTCGCGCCGGAGCCGGCGCGTGCCGCTGCGCTTCGCGGCGCTGACGTGATCGTCTGGAGCAAAGCACCGTATCGCGACGACGTGCGCGACACCGCACGGACGCGCGCGCTCGAGAACCGCGTCTTCGTCGTGGCCGCGCTCTCGCGCGTCGGAAAGGGCGATGCGACGTCACTCGTCGCCGATCCCGACGGGCGGGTGATCGGCGAGGCGCTTGCCGGCAAGGCGTCAGGCTTTGTCGCTCAGATCGACGCTGGCGCTGCGAGTGACAAGCGCGTCGTGCCCGGCTCCGATGCGCTGGCAGACCGGATCCCGAAAGCGTTCGCGCTCTTCGACGCGAAGCGCGGCGCATCGTGA